The following coding sequences are from one Flavobacteriales bacterium window:
- a CDS encoding RNA polymerase sigma factor gives MTEFNHQLVVHQRSLEYFARSLTRDLNDARDLLQDTLVKALTYKQKYREDRNFKSWLFTIMRNTFLNNYRRTVLRNDFQNEAERMAASHLQGDVSSAESIVVMGEIQRSLNKLPENLRDVFDLFVKGYKYREIAEAFDQPIGTIKSKIFQARKILMQELEESKR, from the coding sequence ATGACTGAATTCAACCATCAACTGGTCGTTCATCAACGCAGCCTTGAATATTTTGCCCGTTCACTGACCCGTGATCTGAACGATGCCAGGGATCTTTTACAAGACACCCTTGTGAAAGCCCTTACCTACAAACAGAAGTACAGGGAAGACAGGAATTTCAAGTCATGGCTCTTCACCATCATGCGCAACACGTTTCTAAACAATTACCGCAGAACCGTGCTGCGTAATGATTTCCAAAATGAGGCAGAACGCATGGCAGCCTCCCATCTGCAAGGTGATGTGTCATCCGCGGAATCCATCGTAGTCATGGGTGAGATCCAACGCAGCCTGAATAAACTCCCCGAAAATCTCCGTGACGTTTTTGATCTGTTTGTTAAAGGATACAAATACCGGGAAATCGCTGAGGCATTCGACCAACCCATCGGTACGATCAAGAGCAAGATCTTCCAGGCCCGAAAAATTCTGATGCAGGAACTGGAGGAAAGCAAACGATGA
- the crtI gene encoding phytoene desaturase, translating into MKDVTVIGSGFAGLASATTLASHGFNVRLLDKNSQVGGRASQHSEAGFIFDKGPSWYWMPDVFEQYFNRFGKHPSDYYDLVRLSPSYRVFWEKDFTDIPADLEDLKTLFESWETGSAHQLDQFLREAEHKYRLSMQDLVYKPGLSPTEYAIPRLLGDVFSLSLFKPFNKYIRSKFRDPRILSLLEFPVLFLGAKPSQIPSLYSLMNYADMKLGTWYPMGGFHEVAKGMAQLAREMGVSIELDTPVNHIDLTHNPGAYIHANGHSHHADVVVAGADYHHVDQHLLDPEFRNYNATYWNKRVLSPSSLLFFVGLNRKVPGLRHHNLFFDADFEKHTREIYDQPSWPEQPLFYVCAPSVTDPSVASPGHENLFILVPVAPGLDDTEETRERYYDLILDRLEKNLDMRIRGHEIYKRSYAHNDFKHDYNSFKGNAYGLANTLKQTAFLRPSIRNKKARQLYYTGQLTVPGPGVPPSLISGQIVADEIAKTYKQ; encoded by the coding sequence ATGAAAGACGTAACGGTCATAGGTTCCGGATTTGCCGGATTGGCTTCCGCCACCACACTGGCGTCTCATGGTTTTAATGTGCGCCTGCTTGATAAGAATTCACAGGTAGGTGGCAGGGCCAGCCAGCATTCCGAAGCCGGATTCATTTTTGACAAAGGCCCGAGTTGGTATTGGATGCCGGACGTATTCGAACAGTATTTCAATCGGTTCGGAAAGCATCCTTCCGACTACTATGACCTGGTGCGTCTCTCACCCTCCTATCGTGTTTTCTGGGAGAAGGACTTCACAGACATTCCCGCTGACCTAGAAGACCTGAAAACCCTTTTTGAATCATGGGAAACCGGTAGCGCCCATCAGTTGGATCAATTCCTTAGGGAGGCCGAACACAAGTACAGGTTAAGCATGCAGGACCTGGTTTATAAACCGGGCCTATCCCCAACCGAGTATGCCATACCGCGCTTGCTTGGAGATGTTTTTAGTTTATCTCTGTTCAAGCCTTTCAACAAATACATCCGAAGCAAATTCCGTGACCCGCGAATCCTGAGCTTACTGGAATTTCCGGTCTTATTTCTTGGCGCAAAACCGTCCCAGATTCCTTCATTGTATAGTCTCATGAATTATGCAGACATGAAACTGGGAACATGGTACCCCATGGGCGGCTTTCATGAGGTGGCCAAAGGAATGGCACAGCTCGCGCGGGAAATGGGCGTATCCATAGAGCTGGACACACCGGTAAATCACATCGACCTGACACACAATCCTGGTGCATACATTCATGCCAATGGACACAGCCATCACGCAGACGTGGTTGTCGCCGGAGCCGATTACCACCATGTAGATCAACACTTACTGGACCCTGAGTTTCGTAATTACAACGCAACATACTGGAACAAACGGGTCCTCTCCCCCTCCTCGCTTTTATTCTTTGTTGGGTTGAATCGCAAAGTACCCGGACTCCGGCATCATAACCTGTTCTTCGATGCCGACTTTGAAAAACACACACGGGAAATATACGACCAACCCAGTTGGCCCGAACAACCGCTTTTCTATGTCTGTGCCCCTTCAGTTACAGATCCATCTGTGGCATCACCAGGCCATGAGAACCTGTTCATTCTGGTCCCGGTAGCTCCCGGACTCGATGACACAGAAGAAACGCGGGAACGTTATTACGACCTGATCTTGGACCGGCTGGAGAAAAATCTCGATATGCGCATCCGGGGTCATGAAATCTACAAAAGATCATATGCGCACAATGACTTCAAACACGACTATAATTCTTTCAAAGGCAACGCCTACGGTCTGGCCAACACCCTGAAGCAAACCGCCTTTCTCCGGCCTTCCATACGCAACAAGAAAGCCCGGCAATTGTACTACACCGGTCAGCTTACGGTACCCGGTCCGGGTGTGCCACCGTCCCTGATCTCCGGTCAGATCGTTGCCGACGAAATCGCTAAAACTTACAAACAATGA
- a CDS encoding sterol desaturase family protein — protein sequence MNTMLNPLFFLATFAFMEFMAWFTHKYVMHGFLWKLHKDHHVPTPGFFEMNDAFFLIFAAPSMVLIYLGINYEIWPAFSAGLGIMCYGAAYFLVHDVIIHQRFKWFTRSRNLYVVAVRRAHKAHHKRTGKEDGICFGMLVVPRRYFAEARNLLNA from the coding sequence ATGAACACTATGCTTAACCCCCTATTCTTCCTGGCCACTTTTGCATTCATGGAATTCATGGCCTGGTTCACCCATAAATATGTCATGCATGGATTTTTGTGGAAGCTTCACAAGGACCACCATGTACCTACGCCGGGCTTTTTTGAAATGAACGATGCATTCTTCCTCATCTTTGCCGCACCCAGTATGGTTCTGATCTACCTTGGAATTAACTACGAAATCTGGCCTGCCTTTTCAGCAGGACTTGGCATTATGTGCTATGGTGCTGCTTATTTTCTGGTGCATGATGTGATCATACATCAACGCTTCAAATGGTTCACCCGTTCGCGAAACCTATACGTTGTGGCTGTGCGAAGGGCACATAAAGCACATCATAAAAGAACAGGAAAGGAAGATGGTATTTGTTTCGGCATGCTCGTGGTGCCCCGCAGGTATTTCGCAGAAGCACGTAACCTTTTAAATGCATGA
- the idi gene encoding isopentenyl-diphosphate Delta-isomerase translates to MKITTTNPGDKEMVILVNRLDEPTGTMEKMQAHVEGKLHRAFSAFIFNSKGELMMHRRALSKYHSPGLWTNTCCSHPRPGEKLDDAVRRRLMEELGFTCPVHHAFSFVYKKDVGHGLTEHELDHVFIGWYDGLVIPNPKEVDAVTFRNMSSVYNDIDARPEKFTEWFKICFPLVEKFMDREITRSLAI, encoded by the coding sequence ATGAAGATAACAACGACGAACCCGGGAGATAAGGAAATGGTCATCCTCGTAAACCGCCTGGATGAGCCCACCGGAACCATGGAGAAGATGCAGGCTCATGTGGAAGGAAAGCTGCACAGGGCCTTTTCCGCATTTATCTTCAACTCCAAAGGAGAACTGATGATGCACCGGCGCGCCCTGAGCAAGTATCACTCACCAGGGCTTTGGACCAATACCTGCTGCAGCCACCCCCGACCGGGAGAGAAGCTGGATGATGCTGTTCGCCGGCGTCTGATGGAAGAACTGGGATTTACCTGTCCGGTCCACCATGCCTTTAGTTTTGTATATAAGAAAGATGTTGGGCATGGTCTGACAGAGCATGAGCTGGATCATGTATTTATAGGTTGGTATGACGGACTGGTGATCCCAAATCCCAAAGAGGTTGATGCAGTTACCTTCCGCAACATGTCTTCTGTTTATAACGATATAGATGCCCGCCCTGAGAAATTCACCGAATGGTTCAAGATCTGCTTCCCGTTGGTGGAAAAATTCATGGACCGTGAGATCACACGATCATTGGCCATATGA
- a CDS encoding phytoene/squalene synthase family protein — MIDLYHKVCDHTSERTTKTYSTSFSLGIYLLSKRFRQPIYNIYGFVRFADEIVDTFHGHDQARLLRKFRSDTYEAITDGISLNPILHSFQKVVNEYGIEHELVNTFLDSMAMDLKDQTYNPEKFQQYILGSAEVVGLMCLHVFTEGDKTRYQKLRPYAMALGSAFQKINFLRDLRHDAMDLGRNYFPDVDVYKLDDETKQRIQDDIHKDFDVALQGIMQLPRSSRFGVYVAYTYYYQLFLKIKRTPAHRVLRERIRIPNLQKYALLFNSYIKHSANLF; from the coding sequence ATGATAGACCTGTATCATAAGGTGTGTGACCACACCAGTGAAAGAACAACCAAAACGTATTCGACCAGCTTCTCGCTCGGCATTTATTTATTGAGCAAACGCTTCCGGCAACCCATTTACAACATTTACGGATTTGTCCGCTTTGCCGACGAGATCGTCGACACCTTCCATGGTCATGATCAGGCACGTCTGCTCCGGAAATTCCGATCTGATACATATGAAGCCATTACCGACGGCATCAGCCTGAACCCGATTCTTCACAGTTTCCAGAAAGTGGTTAATGAATACGGGATAGAGCATGAACTCGTCAATACTTTCCTGGATAGCATGGCCATGGATCTGAAGGACCAAACCTATAACCCGGAGAAGTTTCAGCAATACATTCTGGGATCAGCGGAGGTGGTAGGCCTGATGTGTCTTCATGTATTTACCGAAGGTGACAAGACACGCTACCAAAAGTTGCGCCCCTATGCCATGGCCCTGGGCAGCGCTTTTCAAAAGATCAATTTTCTGAGAGACCTCCGCCACGATGCCATGGATCTGGGCAGAAATTATTTCCCCGATGTCGACGTTTACAAACTCGATGATGAAACCAAACAACGTATACAGGATGATATTCACAAGGACTTTGATGTTGCCCTCCAGGGTATCATGCAATTACCCCGCAGTTCACGATTCGGGGTGTATGTTGCCTATACTTATTACTACCAATTGTTTCTGAAGATTAAACGAACGCCTGCACACAGGGTCTTACGTGAACGGATTCGCATACCTAATCTGCAGAAATATGCCCTGCTGTTCAATTCATATATCAAACACAGTGCTAATCTCTTTTAA
- a CDS encoding MerR family transcriptional regulator — MNRNFQQQWGTISRVMSRYVIKDLERLSGVKAHTIRIWEQRYNLLHPDRTDTNIRYYSNEQLKKLLNVTLLMKQGMKISHIGKLSDQQIRDRIKNILDDASTADQPEEVFINGLMVAMIELDERRFEKIFSTSMLRYGFEGSIVQVIYPFLNKVGLMWGIDNINPAQEHFISNLIRQKMIAAIDGQMHEGPEKETYILYLPEGELHELGLLFAQYILRSRRRRVVYLGQNVPFKDLLSVAEITKPNKFFTICTTARPSKEMEGHFKKLTDAFPDAEIQMTGRPELVKSLKLPAHCVYLESLADFVDRLV; from the coding sequence GTGAACAGGAACTTTCAACAACAATGGGGAACCATATCCCGGGTGATGAGTCGATATGTAATTAAAGATCTTGAACGTCTTTCTGGTGTAAAAGCACACACCATCAGGATATGGGAGCAACGGTACAACCTGCTGCATCCGGACAGAACGGATACCAACATCCGCTATTACAGCAACGAACAGCTAAAGAAACTGCTGAACGTCACTCTGCTGATGAAACAGGGCATGAAGATCTCCCACATCGGCAAGCTGAGTGATCAGCAGATCAGGGACCGGATCAAAAATATTCTTGACGATGCCAGCACCGCGGACCAGCCGGAAGAAGTTTTCATCAACGGATTGATGGTGGCCATGATCGAGCTTGACGAAAGGCGGTTTGAGAAGATCTTTTCGACGTCCATGCTGCGGTATGGGTTTGAAGGATCCATCGTGCAGGTGATCTACCCTTTCCTGAATAAGGTGGGGTTGATGTGGGGCATAGACAACATCAACCCGGCACAGGAACATTTCATCTCCAACCTGATCCGGCAGAAGATGATCGCCGCGATAGACGGACAAATGCATGAAGGACCGGAAAAGGAAACGTATATTCTTTATCTCCCCGAAGGCGAACTTCATGAATTGGGACTCTTGTTCGCACAATATATATTGCGCTCCCGAAGACGACGGGTTGTTTATCTTGGTCAGAACGTACCGTTTAAGGACTTGCTGTCAGTTGCTGAAATTACAAAGCCGAATAAATTCTTTACCATCTGTACAACCGCCCGCCCTTCAAAAGAAATGGAAGGACATTTTAAAAAACTGACCGATGCCTTTCCGGATGCAGAGATACAGATGACCGGTCGCCCAGAACTGGTTAAGTCTCTGAAACTGCCCGCCCATTGTGTTTACCTTGAAAGCCTGGCCGATTTTGTAGATCGATTGGTGTAA